A region from the Mesomycoplasma hyopneumoniae J genome encodes:
- a CDS encoding ABC transporter permease, whose protein sequence is MKKIFKHIFAMFLKTKVIFIGLITLVFFTAAIFTALFTTNRAYVSRLDQYKETSGLQDATISTEFNYFGNAQNNGYDYLEPEIYLPLNTNQEKKQLIINSNYISLSQILGDKTKENEYISSGEFSREFYLNGKLLGKNDSFELTKQAFFPIYITNDKKNFRKKLETYQIRKNEIISLDTKNYKPSDILVFFHQGKEIIISSINPLVINGKTKVATFDPILGASWKKQGIGYELKTQDLLPLLNIYQKENGEFEFADLQNSNSFINFKKGSDGIQMQIRSDQFNLVNNLIWESSSFLILDPGQIYKLEKEWIRNLKTKIEYINHRYKLKEIDSKGQNFSGFIKEYLIYLKANYPKKFKELENINYWEKRIRTIDGSSENVVSSDLSITDLSIPFYKQGDSSLLRTSIAEIQKLNKNNLALVTNEELNNISNSNIKNATFLRLAQNVQEYANLYFYQHLQNYSQKIKGKEEKVVDGIGTRQTFTIDVQQKTENASAKQVIHFINSGISPRIFNKINFQNQDYIQEQQIGRLFQEISDQNNAKKSRLFSQNAKVSSAELGKIPPIFQAKIIANVFDNYGIDPNYVDLKVDFGDVEFKHNKSLNYDYYRNIKIVRLKKIKTNKPDLGFNILPKADLHGIIALPNNQFGYIFKNFGQYHWSLLPENLIKVDTNINPVSSQQRVLSLLANFLENNNFEIDAKIGKDGWTKQVDNYSNIATIPLIFYYFSTNVQNEIETQNSASSLFIQIANAINNSVLVDKNFFLKPDVDLVINAFAKAAEEIRLVDILSYRIKNYNLVIDLITRAGNILLKTNRPTLINDILGNFFDQIIKETENSGKTNYEKSLFFIKQIYALNPALLLGGIRIFDDIQKYASPEALAKAIRDPINLLKGVKKIIYALDFEKFFQYLNNWFSDNKNQNNKNLVNIFTSSDLVDALLGSIDEQMLKSALIEIVNEIDFARIFSAAVDEKTKGFFGFLAKPIIEKFAKNHQNQVIKILEKLNGKQENELAYSNINEGLNELITNFDLKSFKENLIFLRKTPYSYGYDKFLELSDQEKQKEKNNLFAKRSSLSPNDYIIALISTFFRSDSSRQKTINSLIKMLNASGKGKSSEASQLGFSYFFPESDPRKIDIYDLQFLAANWNSSSTSPDLGIRNTRIDLVSEEILEKIEQNPNLKISDLNLKQRIFLNKYLTIQNLENLEDIRQKLFQIKEIYRLFRLENYQKTGNQISNIKPPSLESDNIFANTGSIGDIFYYILNAIRIPEKISEDLGPNSLNLKLKPIYILASEAEINKLEKNIIQNPEIITQLVIKTLRFWIRFVSENKLENLDLSKAFHKLFQATKSEWLKNELNNTELLAKIPNLKDQEGLFLGLPKPSRAILQPYLLSLYLEKNPQFQELLADPVFAKSYIDDFNRKTSLKSWLEDNLADLVENLGFISYYSQNYPFEARFDKALKYIMENFLLNPKFSDSAFKKRFLSLLVQEFASINPLLSGLNLESLGLSQFFAAQLVQIPLWFTTNPEAKSEEGQNNFNLAFILQNRLPKISQIVSDSSNKSTEFIKLLVNRRPNKNYIPPFWFNKNVNEVSLDYYRLRSISDFLSEKGKENPEFFGINVAKFYDQFFSKIIVARLANNSINLNNASGYVVKVNKSYLEKNKKEVYQGKIPDSASDIEKLIELLDPKYILNAGGLKYIIVGTDFSIDYLYPVIDEKNVKLDGQNQVLAYVNKFGFDKARFSYQSNPIKNYFLIRLKPGTNREKFRADIDSFIAKNFASNSSQHTFFTNEIDHLNPERALRIQVGTNIIETFSKTNIYLSLFLSILVLFAIAFIIKRYISTNNKVLGILRAQGYSLFEIASSFLSIGFIIAFLGGSLGFLSGFFGKIPLYNLISQFWEFDINIYNFEPISFVFSLIIPFFVISVLIYLVIFWNLRQKPYHLLSGINEINTSKFAQKVAKLFWKSKIVNKFSISLVINSIWKIISLIIAIVIVQFVLIFSLSSYNIFQNSIKKTYQNRHYAYKINLFSPTKEGGPLVVYNAKDLGKNLYVPAGENTEVNYNSPNYFRPGNPSVFGINSKNGLVDSESRNPVVISRSSLNIKVNQANKASIFDIVLANLPESLRNNIFAISNKVVHQIEKVQNIPEKIKQKQPYFKYLVDSSDPNQGRFWYYQFDQDKNEYRAYEVSIFGQSNNRDAYRKFLVDSYLNNQVAKDFTISFAGIEFSENANENLPKNQVYTYIDSFYGAKNNTESSIKIYGYNPKTEKNSIIEIKDKYNNNLLAEIEKYPIKDEIYPLIINYVFAKKHNLGIGSRIEVPILNHVDRYYNKIKKLPQKKAKFVIIGISDTYINSELITSQAIANKLLGLDQFENILKNYNLSPFNGIILSNPEIEQISKSFSLYSPSGYWAGSSKISVDQLNKDDTIGFFANIFAFSENETDKTKGALQIAGYTKQEILDLINFDKKNQEKPWLNSSSALDFASLTNPSFVNQNIPEIKKALKNFNEIYGETIYQIGLTGLEAKNIETNFISNFANLFGAGINIVVIIFLVVSLIILVIIASSIINENQQNIAILDVLGYANKTKVRLFYSIYLPILLISSLISIPFVIIAMEIFNSYILLTNSIFLSLGLSISTFFLAFGIILVVFIFVLSFLWYFLTSKKSVYIIKDKT, encoded by the coding sequence ATGAAAAAGATTTTTAAACATATATTTGCGATGTTTTTAAAAACCAAAGTTATTTTTATCGGCCTAATAACTTTAGTTTTTTTTACTGCCGCAATTTTTACCGCCTTATTTACCACAAACCGTGCTTATGTTAGCCGACTTGATCAATATAAGGAAACCTCAGGTCTTCAGGATGCAACAATTAGTACCGAATTTAACTATTTTGGTAATGCCCAAAATAATGGATATGACTATCTTGAGCCAGAAATTTACTTACCTTTAAATACAAATCAAGAAAAAAAACAATTAATAATTAATAGTAATTATATCAGTTTATCTCAAATTTTAGGTGATAAAACCAAAGAAAATGAATATATTTCCTCTGGGGAGTTTTCCCGAGAGTTTTACCTTAATGGAAAATTATTAGGAAAAAATGATAGTTTTGAATTAACAAAACAAGCATTTTTTCCGATTTATATTACAAATGATAAAAAAAATTTCCGTAAAAAATTAGAAACATACCAAATTCGAAAAAATGAAATAATCAGTCTCGATACAAAAAATTATAAACCAAGCGATATCCTTGTATTTTTTCACCAAGGTAAGGAAATTATTATTAGCTCTATTAATCCGCTTGTAATTAATGGGAAAACAAAAGTTGCAACCTTTGATCCAATTTTAGGGGCTTCCTGAAAAAAACAAGGAATCGGCTATGAGCTAAAAACCCAGGATTTATTACCACTTTTAAATATTTACCAAAAAGAAAATGGTGAATTTGAATTTGCCGACTTGCAAAATTCAAATAGTTTTATTAATTTTAAAAAGGGATCTGATGGAATCCAAATGCAGATTAGATCTGATCAGTTTAATTTAGTAAATAATCTAATTTGAGAATCTAGTTCATTTTTAATTCTTGATCCAGGTCAAATTTATAAATTAGAAAAAGAGTGAATTCGTAATTTAAAAACCAAAATTGAGTATATAAATCACCGTTATAAATTAAAAGAAATTGACTCAAAAGGTCAAAATTTTTCTGGTTTTATTAAGGAATATTTAATTTATTTAAAGGCAAATTATCCCAAAAAATTTAAAGAATTAGAAAATATTAACTACTGAGAAAAAAGAATTAGAACAATAGATGGTAGCTCTGAAAATGTTGTCTCTTCTGATCTTTCAATCACCGATCTTAGCATTCCTTTTTATAAACAAGGAGATTCAAGTTTATTAAGAACTTCAATCGCCGAGATTCAAAAACTTAATAAAAATAATCTAGCACTTGTTACAAATGAAGAATTAAATAATATTTCAAATTCGAATATAAAAAATGCAACTTTTCTCCGTCTAGCACAAAATGTTCAGGAATATGCTAATTTATATTTTTACCAACATCTGCAAAATTATTCCCAAAAAATTAAGGGAAAAGAAGAAAAAGTCGTTGATGGCATCGGTACAAGACAAACTTTTACAATTGATGTCCAGCAAAAAACGGAGAATGCAAGTGCAAAACAAGTAATTCATTTTATTAATTCCGGAATTAGTCCAAGAATTTTTAATAAAATTAATTTTCAAAATCAGGATTATATCCAAGAGCAGCAGATAGGTCGACTTTTTCAAGAGATTAGTGATCAAAATAACGCTAAGAAAAGCCGTTTATTTTCTCAGAATGCAAAAGTTTCTAGTGCAGAATTAGGAAAAATTCCACCAATTTTTCAGGCAAAAATTATTGCTAATGTTTTTGATAACTACGGAATTGATCCTAATTATGTCGATCTTAAAGTTGACTTTGGCGATGTTGAATTCAAACATAATAAATCACTAAATTATGATTATTATCGTAATATAAAAATTGTTAGACTAAAAAAAATTAAAACTAATAAGCCCGATTTAGGATTTAATATTCTCCCAAAAGCCGATTTGCACGGGATAATTGCCTTACCTAATAATCAATTTGGTTATATTTTTAAAAATTTTGGTCAGTATCACTGAAGTTTATTACCCGAAAATTTGATTAAAGTTGATACAAATATAAACCCGGTTTCTTCTCAGCAACGCGTTTTGAGCTTGCTTGCTAATTTTCTTGAAAATAATAATTTTGAAATTGATGCAAAAATTGGTAAAGATGGCTGAACCAAACAAGTTGATAATTATTCAAATATTGCAACAATTCCCTTAATTTTTTATTATTTTTCTACTAACGTCCAAAACGAAATTGAAACCCAAAATAGTGCTAGTTCATTATTTATCCAGATTGCAAATGCAATTAATAACTCGGTTTTAGTTGATAAAAATTTCTTCTTAAAACCCGATGTTGATCTAGTAATTAATGCTTTTGCCAAGGCTGCTGAAGAAATTAGACTTGTTGATATTCTCTCCTATCGAATCAAAAATTATAATTTAGTAATCGATCTAATTACTAGAGCTGGTAATATTTTACTAAAAACAAACAGACCAACACTAATTAATGATATTTTAGGTAATTTTTTTGACCAGATAATTAAGGAAACAGAAAATTCTGGCAAGACAAATTATGAAAAAAGTCTTTTTTTTATAAAGCAAATTTATGCCCTAAATCCGGCCCTTCTTCTTGGTGGAATTCGCATTTTTGATGATATTCAAAAATATGCCTCCCCTGAGGCGCTTGCAAAAGCGATTAGAGATCCAATAAATTTACTTAAGGGTGTTAAAAAAATTATTTATGCCCTTGATTTTGAAAAATTTTTCCAATATCTTAATAACTGATTTTCTGATAATAAAAATCAGAATAATAAAAATTTGGTAAATATTTTTACTTCCAGTGATCTTGTTGATGCACTTCTTGGATCCATTGATGAGCAAATGTTAAAATCCGCTTTGATTGAAATAGTTAATGAAATTGATTTTGCTCGCATTTTCTCTGCAGCAGTTGATGAGAAAACCAAAGGTTTTTTTGGATTTTTAGCAAAACCAATTATTGAAAAATTTGCTAAAAACCATCAAAATCAAGTCATAAAAATTCTTGAAAAACTAAACGGAAAACAAGAAAATGAACTAGCTTATTCAAATATTAATGAAGGATTAAACGAGTTAATTACCAATTTTGACCTAAAAAGTTTTAAAGAAAATTTGATTTTTCTAAGAAAAACACCTTATTCTTATGGTTATGACAAATTTTTAGAATTAAGTGATCAAGAAAAACAAAAAGAAAAAAATAATTTATTCGCAAAACGGTCAAGTCTTAGCCCAAATGATTATATAATTGCTCTAATTTCGACTTTTTTTCGCAGCGACTCATCCCGCCAGAAAACAATAAATTCGTTAATTAAAATGTTAAATGCTTCGGGAAAAGGTAAGAGTTCTGAAGCTAGTCAACTTGGTTTTTCCTATTTTTTTCCTGAATCTGATCCTAGAAAAATTGATATCTACGATCTTCAATTTCTTGCTGCAAATTGAAATTCGTCATCCACTAGTCCCGATTTAGGGATTAGAAATACTCGAATTGATCTTGTCTCAGAGGAAATCCTTGAAAAAATAGAACAAAATCCGAATTTAAAAATTAGTGATTTAAATTTAAAGCAACGTATATTCCTAAATAAATATTTAACAATCCAAAATCTTGAGAATTTAGAGGATATTAGGCAAAAACTTTTCCAGATCAAGGAAATCTATCGACTATTTCGTCTAGAAAATTACCAAAAAACTGGGAATCAAATTAGTAATATTAAACCTCCAAGTCTTGAAAGTGATAATATTTTTGCAAATACTGGCTCAATTGGCGATATTTTCTATTATATTTTAAATGCAATTAGAATTCCTGAAAAAATTAGTGAAGATTTGGGCCCTAATTCCCTTAATTTAAAATTAAAACCAATTTATATTCTTGCCTCTGAAGCCGAAATTAACAAACTTGAGAAAAATATTATCCAAAATCCGGAAATAATTACTCAATTAGTAATAAAAACCTTGCGTTTTTGAATTCGTTTTGTTTCCGAAAATAAACTTGAAAATCTGGATTTATCCAAGGCTTTTCATAAATTATTTCAGGCAACTAAATCAGAATGACTCAAAAATGAGCTAAATAATACCGAATTATTAGCTAAAATACCTAATCTAAAAGATCAAGAAGGTCTATTTTTAGGACTCCCTAAACCTTCAAGGGCAATTCTTCAACCTTATCTTTTAAGTCTTTATCTAGAAAAAAACCCCCAATTTCAAGAACTTTTAGCCGATCCAGTTTTTGCTAAAAGTTATATCGATGATTTTAATAGAAAAACTTCACTAAAATCCTGACTTGAAGATAATCTTGCCGATTTAGTCGAAAATTTAGGATTTATTAGCTATTATTCCCAAAATTATCCTTTTGAGGCCCGTTTTGATAAGGCCCTAAAATATATAATGGAAAATTTTTTGCTTAATCCAAAATTTTCAGATTCAGCCTTTAAAAAACGTTTTCTTTCTTTACTTGTTCAGGAATTTGCTTCTATTAATCCTTTACTTTCAGGTCTAAATCTTGAATCTCTTGGTCTTAGTCAATTTTTTGCTGCCCAACTTGTTCAAATTCCACTCTGATTTACAACAAATCCTGAAGCTAAGAGCGAAGAAGGTCAAAACAATTTTAATCTTGCCTTTATTCTCCAAAATCGTCTGCCAAAAATTAGTCAAATTGTAAGTGATTCTTCAAATAAAAGTACTGAATTTATCAAATTATTAGTCAACCGCAGACCAAATAAAAATTATATTCCCCCGTTTTGGTTTAATAAAAATGTTAATGAGGTTTCACTTGATTATTATCGTCTGCGCTCAATTTCGGATTTTCTTAGCGAAAAAGGCAAAGAAAATCCCGAATTTTTTGGGATTAATGTAGCTAAATTCTATGATCAATTTTTTTCGAAAATAATTGTTGCCCGCCTGGCAAATAATTCAATTAATCTTAATAATGCAAGCGGTTATGTAGTCAAAGTTAATAAATCTTACCTTGAAAAAAATAAAAAAGAAGTATATCAAGGCAAAATTCCTGATTCAGCTAGTGATATTGAAAAATTAATTGAACTTCTTGATCCAAAATACATTTTAAATGCTGGCGGTCTAAAATACATAATTGTTGGCACTGATTTTAGTATTGATTATTTATATCCTGTAATTGATGAGAAAAACGTCAAACTTGATGGACAAAATCAGGTGCTAGCCTATGTAAATAAATTCGGATTTGATAAGGCAAGATTTTCTTATCAATCAAATCCAATTAAAAATTATTTCCTAATCCGGCTTAAGCCTGGTACAAACAGGGAAAAATTTCGGGCTGATATTGACAGTTTTATTGCCAAAAATTTTGCCTCTAATAGTTCCCAGCACACTTTTTTTACTAACGAAATCGATCATTTAAACCCCGAAAGAGCCCTAAGAATTCAAGTTGGAACAAATATTATTGAAACTTTTTCAAAAACTAATATTTATTTAAGCCTCTTTTTGTCAATTTTAGTCCTATTTGCAATCGCTTTTATTATCAAACGGTATATTTCAACAAATAATAAGGTCCTAGGAATTCTGCGTGCTCAAGGATATTCACTTTTTGAAATTGCCTCTTCGTTTCTTTCAATTGGCTTTATAATTGCGTTTTTAGGCGGTAGTTTAGGCTTTTTATCCGGATTTTTTGGAAAAATCCCACTTTATAATCTAATTTCACAGTTCTGAGAATTTGATATTAATATTTATAATTTTGAGCCCATTTCTTTTGTTTTTTCGCTAATTATTCCTTTTTTTGTTATCTCAGTACTAATTTATTTGGTAATTTTTTGGAACCTAAGACAAAAACCTTATCATTTACTTTCAGGGATCAACGAAATTAATACCTCAAAATTTGCCCAAAAGGTCGCAAAACTATTCTGAAAAAGCAAAATTGTTAATAAATTTTCAATTTCACTTGTAATTAATTCAATTTGAAAAATAATTTCATTAATTATTGCAATCGTCATTGTCCAATTTGTCTTGATTTTTTCTTTATCTTCTTATAATATTTTCCAAAATAGTATTAAAAAAACCTATCAAAACCGGCATTATGCTTATAAAATCAACCTCTTTTCGCCAACAAAAGAAGGGGGCCCACTTGTTGTTTATAATGCAAAAGATCTTGGGAAAAATCTTTATGTTCCCGCCGGGGAAAATACTGAAGTTAATTATAACTCCCCTAATTATTTCCGTCCCGGAAATCCAAGCGTTTTTGGGATTAATTCCAAAAACGGCTTGGTTGATTCAGAAAGTAGAAATCCGGTTGTCATTTCGCGTTCAAGTCTAAATATTAAAGTAAATCAGGCAAATAAAGCCTCAATTTTTGATATCGTTTTAGCAAATCTTCCTGAATCTTTAAGGAATAACATTTTTGCAATTTCAAATAAAGTTGTCCACCAGATTGAAAAAGTGCAGAATATTCCTGAAAAAATCAAGCAAAAACAGCCGTATTTTAAATATCTAGTTGATTCTTCTGATCCAAATCAAGGTCGTTTTTGGTATTATCAATTTGATCAAGATAAAAACGAATATCGCGCCTATGAAGTCTCAATTTTTGGTCAAAGTAATAACCGTGATGCCTATCGCAAATTTTTAGTTGATTCCTATTTAAATAATCAAGTGGCAAAAGACTTTACCATCAGTTTTGCCGGGATTGAATTTAGTGAAAACGCTAATGAAAATCTGCCAAAAAATCAAGTTTATACTTATATTGACAGTTTTTATGGCGCTAAAAATAATACCGAAAGTAGTATCAAAATTTATGGCTATAATCCAAAAACTGAAAAAAATTCAATAATTGAGATAAAAGATAAATATAATAATAATTTATTAGCAGAAATTGAAAAATACCCAATAAAAGATGAAATTTACCCTTTGATAATCAATTATGTTTTTGCAAAAAAACATAATTTAGGAATTGGGTCTAGAATCGAAGTCCCAATTCTTAATCACGTTGATCGTTATTATAATAAAATCAAAAAACTACCGCAAAAGAAAGCTAAATTTGTAATTATTGGCATTTCCGATACATATATAAACTCCGAACTTATAACCTCACAGGCCATCGCTAACAAACTTTTAGGACTTGATCAATTTGAAAATATTCTAAAAAATTATAATTTATCGCCATTTAATGGTATAATTCTTTCAAACCCGGAAATTGAACAGATCAGCAAATCTTTTAGCTTGTATTCACCTTCAGGATATTGGGCTGGTAGTTCCAAAATTAGTGTTGATCAGTTAAACAAAGATGATACCATCGGTTTTTTTGCAAACATTTTCGCTTTTAGTGAAAATGAAACTGATAAAACCAAAGGCGCGCTCCAAATTGCTGGCTATACAAAGCAAGAAATTCTTGATCTGATTAATTTTGATAAAAAAAATCAAGAAAAACCTTGACTAAATTCGTCTTCAGCCCTTGATTTTGCCTCGCTTACTAACCCTTCTTTTGTAAATCAGAATATTCCGGAAATCAAGAAAGCACTAAAAAATTTTAATGAAATTTATGGCGAGACAATCTACCAAATTGGACTTACCGGTCTTGAGGCAAAAAATATTGAAACTAACTTTATTTCCAATTTTGCTAACTTATTTGGAGCGGGAATTAATATTGTTGTTATTATTTTTCTTGTTGTTTCCTTAATTATTTTAGTGATTATTGCCTCTTCAATTATTAACGAAAATCAGCAAAACATTGCGATTTTAGATGTTTTAGGTTATGCTAATAAAACGAAAGTGCGCCTATTTTATAGTATTTATTTACCGATTCTGCTGATTTCATCGCTGATTTCAATTCCGTTTGTCATTATTGCGATGGAGATTTTTAATTCCTATATTCTCCTTACAAATTCAATATTTTTATCGCTTGGACTTTCAATTTCGACCTTTTTCCTTGCTTTTGGAATCATTTTAGTTGTTTTCATTTTCGTTTTAAGTTTTCTTTGATACTTTCTTACAAGCAAAAAATCAGTTTATATAATCAAGGATAAAACCTAA
- a CDS encoding FMN-dependent NADH-azoreductase has product MIEVLYIKSHLNYESTCNKVADLFIGELKRLNPRIKISEFDLNNEKVGKISLNSENFSHFWQDVNADFWIEKLKNVQKVIISSPIINWGYSAQIKNFFDAICLADRTFSYKYAKKGGSVGLLNNLENVQIILSAHSKQADFVSPSPAETISGTFNFLGAQKINPALIIEESHKYKNANFDKNLLDNIKKAAENF; this is encoded by the coding sequence ATGATTGAAGTTTTGTATATAAAATCGCATCTAAATTATGAATCAACTTGTAATAAAGTAGCGGATCTTTTTATTGGTGAATTAAAAAGGTTAAATCCTAGAATAAAAATTAGTGAATTTGACCTTAATAATGAAAAAGTGGGAAAAATTTCGCTAAATTCAGAAAATTTTTCCCACTTTTGACAAGATGTTAATGCTGATTTTTGAATTGAAAAACTAAAAAATGTTCAAAAAGTAATCATCTCATCGCCAATAATTAACTGGGGATATTCAGCTCAGATTAAAAATTTTTTTGATGCAATCTGTCTTGCGGATCGTACTTTTTCTTATAAATATGCAAAAAAAGGTGGATCAGTTGGCCTACTTAACAATCTTGAAAATGTACAAATTATTTTAAGTGCTCATTCAAAACAAGCTGATTTTGTAAGTCCAAGTCCGGCTGAGACAATTTCAGGAACCTTTAATTTCCTTGGTGCCCAAAAAATTAATCCAGCTTTAATTATAGAAGAATCACATAAATATAAAAATGCAAATTTTGATAAAAATTTGCTTGATAATATCAAAAAAGCAGCGGAAAATTTCTAA
- a CDS encoding FMN-dependent NADH-azoreductase gives MNILVIKSSVNEKKGSYSSHLSDLFIKFYLEIHPDDQIEVYDLNQFGLANTNLTMKNFEDKTFYQKAESDFWINKLRNADKIVFSTSMTNFNYSATTKNFFDAITVPNKTFLLDKNTGKYTGLLKNIQNVQILTAQGAPLGWYPFGNHSALIKQIFEFLGANVRSDFFVLDGTKVAPNNQKPIADFVAQRQNQIKILAENF, from the coding sequence ATGAATATTCTTGTGATAAAGTCATCTGTTAATGAAAAAAAAGGTTCTTATTCTTCGCATTTATCCGATCTTTTTATTAAATTTTACCTCGAAATTCATCCTGATGATCAAATTGAAGTCTACGATTTAAATCAGTTTGGGCTAGCAAATACAAATCTTACTATGAAAAATTTTGAGGATAAAACTTTTTATCAAAAAGCTGAATCTGATTTTTGAATTAACAAGTTAAGAAATGCTGATAAAATTGTTTTTTCAACCTCAATGACAAATTTTAATTATTCAGCGACCACTAAAAACTTTTTTGATGCAATTACGGTGCCAAACAAAACCTTTTTACTTGATAAAAACACCGGAAAATATACCGGATTATTAAAAAATATTCAAAATGTACAAATTCTAACAGCCCAAGGAGCCCCGCTTGGTTGGTATCCTTTTGGAAATCATAGCGCCTTAATTAAACAAATTTTTGAATTTCTTGGCGCAAATGTTAGATCAGATTTTTTTGTTCTTGATGGTACAAAGGTAGCTCCAAATAACCAGAAACCAATTGCTGATTTTGTAGCCCAAAGACAAAATCAGATAAAAATTTTAGCAGAAAATTTTTAA
- the rpmE gene encoding 50S ribosomal protein L31, whose product MKKNIHPVQRELLLSCSTCNSEFRIKSVIEKFTIDICSGCHPQFTGDRSLNRTTGRIERFRRMAAKAHKKTKK is encoded by the coding sequence ATGAAAAAAAATATTCACCCGGTTCAACGCGAGCTACTTCTTAGTTGCTCAACATGCAATTCCGAATTTAGAATTAAATCGGTTATCGAAAAGTTTACAATTGATATCTGTTCTGGATGTCATCCCCAATTTACGGGTGATCGTTCACTCAATCGGACAACAGGGAGAATCGAGAGATTTCGTCGTATGGCAGCAAAAGCGCATAAAAAAACAAAAAAATAA
- a CDS encoding Dps family protein: MIKTLEQLQSSLTIFYTNVKNFHWNLQDKDFLVLHKFSDKLAQKTNNFIDNIAEKLRSFGKIALANFEEIIQNSDFELFKSQIWCSNEVLDKLAEQIKKILEICGKIQEDRDEDKIGYLIYPLIDEIILYYHKELWKIYAQKSNS, encoded by the coding sequence ATGATAAAAACACTAGAGCAATTACAGTCAAGTTTAACTATTTTTTATACAAATGTTAAAAATTTTCATTGAAATCTCCAGGATAAAGACTTTTTGGTGCTTCATAAATTTAGTGATAAATTAGCCCAAAAAACCAATAATTTTATTGATAATATTGCAGAAAAGCTCCGATCATTTGGAAAAATTGCGCTTGCTAATTTTGAAGAAATTATCCAGAATTCTGATTTTGAATTATTTAAGTCCCAAATTTGATGTTCTAATGAAGTACTAGATAAATTAGCAGAGCAGATTAAAAAAATTCTTGAAATTTGCGGGAAAATTCAAGAAGATCGCGATGAAGATAAAATTGGTTATTTAATTTATCCGCTAATTGATGAAATAATTCTTTACTATCACAAAGAATTATGAAAAATTTATGCTCAAAAATCAAATTCTTAA
- a CDS encoding RluA family pseudouridine synthase encodes MLKNQILNFIWDQEDIRIDILVAKLANLSRKVAQDLILEKKVLINNNLVLKKNQIVKTGQKIKIFNDYKRPKPQLEPAEIDFEIIFQDQNMILINKPKNLVVHPGVGNWKNTLVNGLISHFDSLEQLDHIRPGIVHRLDKDTTGLLLVAKNAKAHSFFVNELANRQIKRFYKAIVIGKVLHKFMKINLPIGRDLKNPLKKTISFFNSKPAITNVELIKHFSYQNQDFSLVKCQLETGRTHQIRLHLAHIGYPIYGDPIYGKKIDELGQRLHAYKLVFKDLNGLSREFEADLPEEFNIAFEQKEL; translated from the coding sequence ATGCTCAAAAATCAAATTCTTAATTTTATTTGGGATCAAGAGGATATCCGCATTGATATTTTAGTAGCAAAATTAGCTAATTTATCACGAAAAGTTGCTCAAGATTTAATTTTAGAGAAAAAAGTCTTAATAAATAACAATTTGGTTCTCAAAAAGAACCAAATTGTTAAAACTGGCCAAAAAATCAAGATTTTTAACGACTATAAAAGGCCAAAACCTCAACTTGAGCCAGCAGAAATAGATTTTGAAATTATCTTTCAAGATCAAAATATGATTCTAATAAACAAACCCAAAAATTTGGTTGTTCACCCTGGTGTTGGGAACTGAAAAAACACACTCGTCAATGGTCTAATTTCTCATTTTGACAGTCTTGAACAACTTGATCATATCCGGCCAGGAATTGTCCATCGGCTCGATAAGGATACAACAGGCTTACTTTTAGTTGCTAAAAACGCAAAAGCTCATAGTTTTTTTGTCAACGAACTCGCAAATCGACAAATCAAACGCTTTTATAAAGCAATTGTTATTGGAAAAGTTTTACACAAATTTATGAAAATTAATTTGCCGATTGGCCGGGATTTAAAAAATCCTCTTAAAAAAACTATTAGTTTTTTTAACTCAAAACCGGCGATTACAAATGTCGAACTAATTAAACATTTTAGCTACCAAAATCAAGATTTCAGCCTGGTTAAATGTCAACTTGAAACCGGGCGAACCCATCAAATTCGCCTGCATCTTGCTCATATTGGTTATCCAATATATGGCGATCCAATATATGGCAAAAAAATTGACGAACTTGGACAAAGACTTCATGCTTACAAACTAGTTTTTAAAGATCTTAATGGTCTAAGCCGCGAATTTGAGGCAGACTTACCAGAAGAATTTAATATAGCTTTTGAACAGAAAGAATTATAA